A genomic stretch from Dissulfuribacter thermophilus includes:
- a CDS encoding AMP-dependent synthetase/ligase — translation MARSHKGIYTIPEVLERSASSFGKKPALIKRTEKGDVVTTYEDLFKKVNLLARGLLKHGLKPGDKVAILGPNSPEWGKAYLATATVGGICVPLDSLLTRNEINHLLADSRVKVAFVATRFLDWVMERESKFPGPEKIVILDWERGEPPSRTVTIDQLMRDGEKGPTIESRPALEDLCAIIYTSGTTGRPKGVMLTHKNLISDCAACYQAVDIRDDHFLSVLPMHHTFECTAGFLLPIYSGCTVTYARSLKSKYIIEDLRASKATVMLGVPLLFQKMLEGIHRGISKQTLLKRGVVRALMNAVKTGEKVGAKNLGTTLFKGLREKAGLGHLRLLVVGGAPIRPQIPRDFRRLGLKMLQGYGLTEASPVLTLNPEHAPKDDSIGKPLPGVEVKVIDPNEDGVGELAFRGPMIMKGYYKNDKATKQVLTEDGWLLTGDLGWIDKQGYCYISGRGKNLIVTSAGKNVYPEELESRLVESPYILEAMVYGKPLPTGGEEVRAIIVPDYETIGQHYKKGLAEQEIRRLLSKDVKRVNQNLSSYKRIKGFLIRDEEFPKTSTRKIKRHLVPKS, via the coding sequence GAAGCGCGAGTTCGTTTGGCAAAAAGCCAGCTCTCATAAAGCGCACAGAGAAAGGAGACGTTGTCACTACCTATGAGGATCTCTTTAAAAAAGTAAATCTCCTGGCCAGAGGTCTACTCAAACATGGCCTCAAACCTGGTGACAAGGTGGCAATTCTTGGGCCCAATTCTCCTGAGTGGGGAAAGGCATATCTTGCAACTGCTACGGTAGGCGGGATTTGTGTACCTCTGGATTCTCTGCTCACCCGAAATGAGATAAATCACCTGTTGGCAGATTCCAGGGTGAAAGTGGCTTTTGTAGCTACAAGATTCCTCGATTGGGTCATGGAAAGAGAGTCCAAGTTCCCTGGACCTGAAAAGATAGTGATCCTTGATTGGGAAAGAGGGGAGCCACCTTCTAGGACAGTGACCATAGACCAGCTCATGAGGGATGGGGAAAAGGGACCTACAATAGAGTCTCGCCCCGCCCTTGAAGACCTGTGCGCCATAATATACACTTCCGGCACTACTGGGCGCCCCAAAGGGGTAATGCTCACCCACAAAAACCTCATTTCAGACTGCGCTGCATGCTACCAGGCAGTAGATATAAGAGATGACCACTTCCTTAGCGTACTGCCAATGCATCACACATTTGAATGTACAGCTGGGTTCCTTCTGCCTATATATAGCGGCTGTACTGTGACGTATGCCCGGAGCCTAAAATCAAAATACATTATTGAGGATCTTAGGGCCTCAAAGGCTACTGTCATGCTAGGGGTGCCCCTTTTATTCCAAAAAATGCTTGAGGGCATTCATAGGGGCATTTCAAAGCAAACCCTTCTCAAACGAGGGGTGGTCCGAGCACTTATGAATGCAGTAAAGACAGGAGAGAAGGTCGGGGCAAAGAATCTTGGGACCACTCTATTTAAAGGGCTCAGAGAAAAGGCAGGACTTGGTCATCTCAGATTGCTTGTAGTTGGAGGTGCCCCTATTCGCCCACAGATTCCAAGGGATTTTAGGCGCCTTGGACTCAAGATGTTACAGGGCTATGGGCTAACAGAGGCAAGTCCTGTACTCACCCTCAATCCTGAACATGCGCCAAAGGATGACAGTATAGGAAAACCGCTCCCGGGGGTTGAGGTAAAGGTGATTGATCCCAATGAGGACGGCGTAGGAGAGCTCGCATTTAGAGGCCCAATGATCATGAAGGGCTACTATAAGAACGATAAGGCCACAAAACAGGTGCTTACAGAGGATGGATGGTTGCTTACAGGGGATTTGGGTTGGATAGATAAACAAGGCTATTGCTATATTTCAGGGAGGGGCAAGAACCTGATCGTTACTTCTGCAGGTAAGAATGTCTATCCAGAAGAATTGGAGTCCCGATTAGTGGAAAGTCCTTACATCCTTGAGGCCATGGTATATGGCAAACCCTTACCTACAGGAGGAGAAGAGGTTAGGGCCATAATAGTGCCTGATTATGAGACTATCGGACAACACTATAAGAAGGGGCTTGCAGAACAGGAAATTCGGCGTCTTCTTTCAAAAGACGTTAAGAGGGTTAACCAAAATCTTTCTTCTTATAAACGTATTAAGGGTTTCCTCATACGGGATGAAGAATTTCCAAAGACATCTACTAGAAAGATTAAGCGGCATTTAGTGCCTAAATCTTAG